GAGAGTGACGCCTGGACAGCAGAGTCCATCTTCTCACAGTCCAGAGTCGGCGAGCTGGGAGCGGACTTTCGGGTCACTTCCTGTTGTCGTTCCCGAACTGCTAACTCCTGCCTTAAATCTACCAACAAAAGCAGGAATCCTCACTTGAGGGAACAAATATATCATGCAAAATCCCAACCAAAACTTTATAAAGACATATATTCCTAAGTTACTATTTCTCAAAACAAACTTCCTATGTAAAAATCTTCATCTCCACAACAAAAATGTGAACTGTGCAATTTAAATAATCCCTCAGAAATTAAAACACAGGCAGTGAGATGGGgcagtgagatgtctcagcaggttaAGGCACTCgttaccaagcctgacagcctgattCCATCTGAGAGAACCAAGTCCTACAAGGtgccctctgatttccacaccCATGCTGTGGCgcgcacatatacacaaagtaagtaaccataatttttaaaaagaagtttaaaatgcTATAACCTCAAAGAACAGTATTATGcccaaaagcaaagagaaattgagctgtgagggctgaagagatggcttttcCATAggacaagttcagttcccagtccatgttagacagctcacagctgcctgtaattctagctccagggcacctgacacctcttctagcctctgcaggcacctgcacacaagtgacctacacacatacacacataaataaaagagcaggacacaaaatagaaatcatagtgaaacaaaataacacaagatATTTCTAACCAACTCATTTGCATGTGTCACATTTTGAAATGGTAGTTTCAAGATtactacaaaaaaaatcaatgaagtaaaaagttttgtaatttttttttttattactttttaagacaaggtctcactatgcaatTCTAGtaggcctagaactctctatgtaaatGACGCTACCCTCAAACTTACAAGATCCAACTGTCTTTGTTTCTCAAGtacaggattaaaggcatgtacacctcagtttttttttttaaaccaccacTATGAAATCTTTTTTCAATACTGAATTTTTAATGTTTCCAGTTACACAACTAGTCTAAAATatatctatgttttaaaaaaaaagaaaaggatacaaagaggcagatctctgaaagctcaaggccagcctggtctacatactgagttccaggacagccagagctatgtagagagaccctatttcaaaagaaaaaaaacaagtcaggcagtggtgacacacacctttaagcccagcacttgggaggcagaggcaagcctgggcttcagagaaagttccaagacagccaagactacaaagagaaaccatgtctcgaaaaaccaaaaaaagaaaaagaaaaacaaaacaaatgatacTAAGTTATTCcacttttacaatcaataaaggTCAAAACAGGATTACAAACTGATAGATGCAAACTATATCCACAGCAGCTACAAGCAAACCCACAGTCCATCCATAGAGGTAAAGAAAACCATGTACAATGGAATTTTTAATCCATTTACTGTAAGAAAGAGGAATGGACaaattcccacaagttgtcctttgaactCCACACCCATGCTTTTactcacgcacacgcacacgcacacacacacacacacacacacacacacacacacacacgtaatgttttttttttttaatttaataaagaaatcctgtcactACAACATAAACAAACCTTGAGGACACTACAGAAAGTGAAATCAGCTAgtcacataaataataataagaataaaaattctgctaggtatgatggcacacaattttaatttttaattctagcactagggaagggagaggagggcagatctctgacttggaggccagtatggtctacataatgagatccaggccagccagggctacatagtgaggccctgtctcaacaaaatagacaagatGATAAATTAATGttctgtgctttttgttgttgttgtcttactgcatttaaaaataagtaagggGCTGGGAATCTAGCTCAgggatagagcacctgcctagcaggCATCAAGCCCCACCATTACAAAACAACCACAATCAAGGCTGGGGATGCACCACAGCGGAACACTGCTTGCCTATCACGCACAGGCCCTGTGTTCATTTCTAGCACTGCAAAACAAATACCAagttcatacttttttttttttaaagcttacagtttcttttttttttttaagatttatttatttattattatatatacagtactcttcttgcatgtactcctgcaagccagaagagggcaccatatcacattatagatgattatgagccaccatgtggttgctgggaattgaactcaggacctttgtaagagcaggcagcgctcttaaccactgagccatctctctagcccccaagttcatactttatatattacataaactAAAATAGTTCTTCGGGGGcttagagaggtggctcagcacactctcactcttccaaaggactggggtttgattcccagcacccacacagtggttccCAGCCATCTggaatccagttccagggatctgatgccctcctctagcTCCCCAGGGCACCGAGCACGCAGGTAATAGACATATATGAAGCCAACACGCTCTTACACATAAATCTTTCTAAAgctctcttaaaaaaacaaaaacttcagatGAATATATCACCctcaggaaacaaataaaaaggcacTGAAAATCTATAAAAGGAGATGACATATAGTTAAAACACGCTTTCTTTAGAAGAACTTCCCTCACTCCTCCTCAGCACAGTGAGACTCAGAATATTACAAAGGAAACAAGaacaagagcagcagccagtgctcctaactgctgagccatctcgctagaTCCAAAGCCTGTTTTAAAGTTTTGTGATGCCATGTATATTCCCTATACtgagcagagaaagggaaatatgtgtgtgtccacTCATCTGCTCCTAGGAAagaaatcatgaattatataaggGAAAATACAGACATATGTACGtacaatcataaaaaaaaatttgtgtcaCTGTTAGtgagttttttcttctttataatattCTGAACTTTGCTGTTTCTGAAGATAGAGGGAAGTTTTAAAGTGTATACTAGCTACATATATAACACATAGCcagcaacatacacacatacatagttcTATGTAGATAACAAagctatttaaataaaatcaatgcagaaaaactgaaaaccaatACTACGCTAAAGAAAACTGtctcattttctcatctattaCATGGAGGGCATACCTACTTCTTAGCGTTATGGGTGTGAAATAAATTACCAGGTGAAAAGCACTTGGAGCAGTGATTAAGAGGCGTGTAAAGCTAGAGCCTCAGACAAACTGAGGGCTGGGAACACAGCTCAGACCCAGAATGCTTACCCCGCATGCTCAAGACCCTGGGTATGACCCCAGAACAGCAAAAGGGCTGGTCCATGGCACCCTGGGCTCAGGCCAGGCGGCAGGCGAGCGCTTGCTCAGTAGCGAGCTTACCTCTTGCTTCATCCTTTAACCTCTGCACTGAGACCAGCAAAGACTCCTTCTCATCAAGTTCACTTTCTAAAAATGCATTTCGTTCAATGGCCTGATTTAGCCTTTGTTCGAAATCTTCCAATGAAACGATTGttgccctttaaaaaaacaaaaaaaagttaaaagcccATGAATTAAATAACATGTGCAAACAGCTAGCACAAAAGACAGCAGTCAGTTTATCTCCTGCTATTCCTGATCCAGTCAGCCTGACCCAATTTGGAGAATGATCTCACTCCATTCAGCAAAAATTAGCATGCGTCTACTCTGTGGCCTCCATTCCCTGCTGTCTGCTACAGAAATAAAATCCCCAACCTAGAGTTGGAACTCAGAATGCCAACTCCAGGCTTATCAGTTACAATCAGCTGCCAAAATGTCTCTCCAAAGCGTCTCTTCTTTAATCTTTGGCCCCcaaccctcttccctctcctgccttAATTCTTTATTTCTCATCTGGATTACTCTTCATGGTTTTATTCTCCTCCTTACTTAAATCAAGATCTGATTGTAcccctttgttttaaaaaaaaattaaaagtaaggaGACTCAAACATAGCACACAGGTGTATTCACAGCCTGGCCCAACCTGGTCCTTCAGCTATAAACAGACCCGCCAAttacactcccccccccccttccccgagacagggtctctctgtgtagccttgaccttcctggacttactttgtagaccaggctggactcgaacacagagacctgcctgcctctgcctcccaccatgccaggactaaaggcgtgcgccaccacacccagcttaaagtaacctttttttttttaagatttattatttatacagtattctgcctgtatgtgtgcctgccaaagagggcaccagacctcatcaCAGATGGCTGTTAAAGTAACCTCTTAGTGTAACACTTCAAAcaccttcctgcctctcagcTTCTTCACTGGCTCGCTGCCTAGCTAACCTCTTTGCAGACAACCCCAATTTGTAAAAAGGCTCGCCAGTTCCCACAGGCTATGCTACAGCTGCCCTGAAGCAGtctgcatattttttttctgcatattcTTCTTAACAGCGCATTTACAATAGACCAGCTATCAGGACAGTGACTAGCACCATGTCAATCAAGAGTCAACTGATAAGCACTAAAGAAAAAGTACTAGGCAATGGTTACTCAGAAGTAGGAGCTGGGCTTAGAATGTTTAAGAAACAACTAGTAACAGACATGGCAaacatgatggcgcacgcctataatcccagcagtctgagaggcagaggctggcatatctctgagttcgaggccagcctggtctacagagtgagtccaggacagccaaggctacacagagagaccctgtcttgaaaaaccaaacaacaaaaccagggaCATGGAAAACTGACAACAGCAGCAGTAGACTGCTGTAGGATGAAAGCTGTAATTAGAGAACCCATTGGTCAATATTACAAGTGAAGAGACTAGCGTGTGAAGGTAACAGCtgaaggggctggagtgatgactcagtggttaaaagcactcttccagagggtctgggttcaagtcccagcacccacatgtcaactcacaactgtaactccagttccaagggattagACAGCcttatgcagacacacatgctggcaaaagaCCAATacacttgaaataaaaacaaataagataaCAGCTGAATGGAGGCTTAAGATGTGTGTGCCTAGAACACAGGGGAAAGAGCCGGGaagggtggcgcacgcctttaatcccagcactcgggaggcagaggcaggcggatcactgtgagttcgaggccagcctggtctacaaagtgagtccaggacagccagggaaaccctgactcgaaaacccaaacaaaaaaaagaaaacaggagaaaggtGCTGATGTTCTGAGTCAGGGCTTTACTCTGTAGCATGCCAGGACTGGAACTCAATACAAAGCCCAGGCcaacctcgaactcatagagaccctgctgcctcagcctccaagtacagggattacaggcataaaccaTACCATACAGCTATGAGAACCAtgttaaactaaaaaaaaaaaaaaaaagacttcaaaaacAATGGTGTACGTACAGGATAAAGAGGAAATTCAAAGAGAAGTCAAGGCTGAACGTGTGGCTCAGCTCAAGATGCTTGATGCAGCGAGGTGGGGTGTCACaagcctttgaccccagcaccaaaataaataagcactACCTGTTGCACAGCACAAGGGCCTGCGTTGCACTGCAGCACAGCACTCATGCAGCACACTtggtgtgagtttgtgtgtgcctCCAATTCCAGCACTACCACGAGCAGGGACAAGAGGAGGACAAGGGCTTTAGAGAGATTGTTTTTGAGAtgatctggatttttttttttttttttttttttttttttttttttttggttttttcgagacagggtttctctgtgtagccttggccatcctggactcactttgtagaccaggctggcctcgaactcacagcgatccgcctgcctctgcctcctgagtgctgggattaaaggcgtgtgccaccacgcccggcgatcTGGATTttgaaaccaggctggcttcaaactcagagatccacccgcctcagtctcctgtgtactgggattacagatgtgtacggggattacagatgtgtaccaggattacagatgtgtaccaaaAGCTTGGTCCATTGTTTTGTTTCACTCCGTTTCAACCCAATGAGTCACATAGGATGTAAGATACCAAAGGAGAACTGGGTTACTAAGAATTATGTGAAAGCTGGAGCTGACAACTGGCTGTGCTCATAAATACACGGCACCCTTTAGCGCACGGCATCCCTTAGCGCACGGCATCCCTTAGCGCACGGCATCCCTCAGCGCACAGCAGCCTTTACCTCTTTGCTCGTTCCAGGTCGTCATTGGCCTGCTCCAACTCTCTCACATACTTATGCAGTTGCTCCTTAATGGCCCGGGTCTGACTTAAGTCGTCTTCTAACACTGAGACCTGCTTGTAGCTCTGTGCATACTGATGCTCTAACTTCTCCTGGAAGAAGATGTGCAGAGAAGGGTGTGTGGTTAGTATGTAATCATCTACTAACAAAAGAATTTCCCAaattaagggagaaaagaaatggtcaaaggAATTCACAACAATTTGAGTTGATGATACCCCCTCCCTTTTTGCAATATTTTTTCAACTGCACGGACAGAACCATTCTAAATGCCTTAATTCATATAAAACATGTATTATACAGTAATCATTCTTTCTCAGAGAAAAAAGTCTCcctgaaaagtaaaataatagaatCCTTTCTTCAAAATCtaaatctgggggctggagagaagactctgCAGGTGAGAGGAAGTGATGCTCTCACAAAGAACCAACGTCTGATTCCCAGTACTCACGTCAAGTGGCCCACAACCACCTTCAACACTGGCCAGAGAACAGACTACTGAGTGCTCAGTCCCAAATGGGACATCTCTAACAACACCACCACTAAGGCTTAGGGAGCACCACCACTAAGGCTTAGGGAGCACCACCACTAAGGCTTAGGGAGCACCACCACTAAGGCTTAGGGAGCACCACCACTAAGGCTTAGGGAGCACCACCACTAAGGCTTAGGGACCATCACGGAAGAGAGGGcacaaagactgtaagagctgaTGAGAAAGAGTTCTGTAAAATGTTGGAAATGTTGTCTTGATACAACGTGGCCTTTACAATCACTTCTGCTCTAGTTACCTACACAAGACATATGTAAGAATAAGCTAACAAGATCAGTTAACATTACAACAGGCAAAATTGTACTCAGTGGGTtataggagaggaaaaaagacaagaaaggggtggggggcatACGAGGAGTAGCtgaggggagcaggagagggaaaGCGGGGATGGACGCAATCATAATACATTGTTTATGTGAAGTGGCCATCAGAGAGTATAAAGACActctattttatctttaaaatatattctcttctgctttgtttgttttgttttgtttttttccagacagggtttctctgtcaatATATTCTGcttctaaaaaaaagaaatagtcttaCGCCTCCAAGGCAGCTGATGTGGAGCCCCGAGCCAGGGCCAGCAGATGATGGGCAAGCACTCCACTAACCCTGAACTCCATCCCCAGGGCCTGAAAACTCCTTTTAAGAAAGATTTCTAACCCAAATTAAATCCCAAAACTCAAGAGTTATGAgcaataccaaaagaaaaaaaattcacgtGTCATATAATTAGAGGGCATACATGATAAGGCAGGCAAATCTGTCTAAACAAATAATCAGGAAGGTTTAGAAAATACAGaaactgggctagagagatggctcagctgctaagagcactggctgctcttccaggagtcctgagttcagttcccagcaaccacgtggtggctcacaaccatctggtgccctcttgtggtatacatgcaggcagaattctgtacacatataaataaataaatctttatcaaaaaaaaaaaaaaaagaaagaaagaaatataggaaCTAAATATAGTGAAGACCATGACAGGCAGAAAACTGACATCCATAAATTTCCTATAAAAATTCCTAAACTCTGAACCACCTCTTGGTTctattaaaagaaatttttttcaaaatctttaaactttaagaaaaaaatttttttgaaccCAGTGTAGtatcacacacatttaatcccagcacttgggagacagaggcaggcagatcgctgtgagttcaatgccagcctggcgAACAAAgaaagttcaagacagccaaggtaacacagagaaaccatgcctcaaaaaacaaaaacaattttttttggccaggggtggtggcgcacacctttaatcccaggactcaagaggcagaggcaggcagatctctgtgttcgaggccagcctagcctacaaaatgagtccaagacagccaaagctactcagagaaaccctgtctcaaaaaaaaaacaaaataaaaaataaaaaaatatttttggagctgggcatggtggcgcacgcctttaatcccagcactcgggaggcagaggcaggcggatcgctgtgagttcgaggccagcctggtctacaaagtgagtccaggatggccaaggctacacagagaaaccctgtctcgaaaaaccaaaaaaaaaaaaaaaaaagaaaatttgggtCGCTTGATTCCCCTAAGCACTTCGTGATTAATGCATTTCTCACCCTTAAATATTGCCGTATTTcatgtggtgctgtgtgtgcattgctgctacagcacatgtgtgaaggtcagaaaacagcttaaggaaaaaggttttctttttccaccatgtggggcccaaaagccaaactcaagttgtcaggcttagtggcaagtgcctCTTCCCGAAGCCACCTCGCTGGCCCGACTTTTCACTTTAATAAAGGCCAGGACACCAGACGGCACAGCGCCCAGGGAAGGAGCGTCTGTCAGTTACCTTTAACGCCTCCACTTCGTATCTGAGTCTTTGGTTGTCAGCTTGCAGGTCTCTATTTCTTTGCTCAGCCTGTACTAGCTGTGCCTCCAGCTCTGCttccagctctctgcttccttcctggaaTTCAACTAGCTCATCCCGAGCTTCCTGGAAGCTAAGCAAAAGCAAAGAGGGAAAGACGAGTTAATAGTTGAGTCCTCTCACATAATTACATAACAACagtaattttttaatgaaaattaatatcctcataaaatgttaaaaaggccgggtgtggtggcgcacacttgtaatcccagtctgcaggacagaagcaggtgaatctctgtgagttcgaagccagcctggtctacaaagcaagtccaggacagccaaggctacacagagaaaccctgtctcaaaaaaacaaacaaaacaaaaaaatttaaaaaacaataaataaataaataaaatgttgaacAGTAAAGGAATGTCTTGTATTTCTTGCTTTACATATATTCAGGACTCAATGAAAATCAGTTATAAGGGGTCCcccaaataaaaaacccacacaaaTCAGTAATtccaaataattaattaatattatttactattaaatattaaaatagttctATATAGCTCATAACCTTAGcttctttctctgtaaaactgaaAGAGGAGAGGTGTGTATCTGCACTGAAGTAACTTCAAGTGAGCATTATTTTCAATTCTAATCAATAGAAATCAATAGCTGGTCAGACCTAAGCCTCACTCACTCTCATCACTGATGCAGAATCGGGTAGTTACTATGTTTCTCCACCTTTTTTACTTAATGCACTAATACATTATAATATCACAAACTAGCTTAATATTTAGAAAACTTTTGAACTAACTGGTTTCCTCTGTAATTCCATTACTTAGTTTTTGGCATTTAAAAGTACTCTGAGAAGTGGTTCGCAGGCCCCCGGCCTCTGGAGGGATCTACAGTGTTAGAGCAAATGCCGAACCTCAGCTGGACGCCGAGCGTCGTCCCCCGGGCTTGATACAGCCACAAGAAAAGAACAACAGGATTTTTTTATAAGGCTTAGTTAACCCTGCCAACCAAAGGAGGAAAGTGTGCAAGTATCGGAGTAAGatttcaaggctggagagatggctcagtgagcattTGCTGAGGGGCCAGGGTTCAGCGTTCGTGCTGCAAGCTGTGCCGTCGGTAGGTTCGTGGAGATTAGAGCCACAATGATTGAGGGGTGGTTAGCAATGACCGTCTAGGAAAGAAAGTGCAACACCGATGACACCATTGGCGACTTGAAGAAACTGGTAGCAGCCCAAACTGGCACCCGTTGGAATAAGATCGTTCTTAAAAAGTGGTACACAATTTTTAAGGACCACGTGTCTCTGGGAGACTATGAAATCCACGATGGGATGAGCCTGGAGCTTTATTACCAGTAGAGGGAAGTCCTCCACCTGGCCACCCTGCCTTGCTCTCCCACCCTCATTTACACTGGTGTAGATGTTAATTTTTAACAATTCACGTGAATAAAAACTTtgctgctgctttaaaaaaaaaaaaaaagcatttgctgctcttccagaggacccaggttcaattctcagcatccatatggcagcttacaaccatttTTAACTCCAGAC
The genomic region above belongs to Acomys russatus chromosome 25, mAcoRus1.1, whole genome shotgun sequence and contains:
- the Ndel1 gene encoding nuclear distribution protein nudE-like 1 isoform X2 encodes the protein MDGEDIPDFSSLKEETAYWKELSLKYKQSFQEARDELVEFQEGSRELEAELEAQLVQAEQRNRDLQADNQRLRYEVEALKEKLEHQYAQSYKQVSVLEDDLSQTRAIKEQLHKYVRELEQANDDLERAKRATIVSLEDFEQRLNQAIERNAFLESELDEKESLLVSVQRLKDEARDLRQELAVRERQQEVTRKSAPSSPTLDCEKMDSAVQASLSLPATPVGKGTENSFPSPKAVPNGFGTSPLTPSARISALNIVGDLLRKVGALESKLAACRNFAKDQASRKSYVPGSVNCGVMNSNGPECPRSGRATFFHKGQEKVVFPTLFMGQ
- the Ndel1 gene encoding nuclear distribution protein nudE-like 1 isoform X1, whose amino-acid sequence is MDGEDIPDFSSLKEETAYWKELSLKYKQSFQEARDELVEFQEGSRELEAELEAQLVQAEQRNRDLQADNQRLRYEVEALKEKLEHQYAQSYKQVSVLEDDLSQTRAIKEQLHKYVRELEQANDDLERAKRATIVSLEDFEQRLNQAIERNAFLESELDEKESLLVSVQRLKDEARDLRQELAVRERQQEVTRKSAPSSPTLDCEKMDSAVQASLSLPATPVGKGTENSFPSPKAVPNGFGTSPLTPSARISALNIVGDLLRKVGALESKLAACRNFAKDQASRKSYVPGSVNCGVMNSNGPECPRSGRATFFHKGAVNGFDPAPPPPGLGSSRPSSAPGMLPLSV